In a single window of the Canis lupus familiaris isolate Mischka breed German Shepherd chromosome 2, alternate assembly UU_Cfam_GSD_1.0, whole genome shotgun sequence genome:
- the TMEM54 gene encoding transmembrane protein 54 isoform X2, translating to MCLRLGGLNVADFRKVLMKTGLVLVVLGHVSFIAAALLHGTVLRYVTAPHDAVALQYCVVNIVSVTSAIVVITSGIAAIVLSRYLPSIPLRWTVFSSSVACALLSLTCALGLLASIAVTFATQGHALLAACTFGSPELLVLVPDCPFDPTRIYSSSLCLWGISLVLCVAESVFAVRCAQLAHQLLELRPWWGKSSHRMMQESPEPVEGRDLLSCTSSEPLTL from the exons ATGTGTCTGCGCCTGG GTGGCCTGAATGTGGCTGACTTCCGGAAGGTGCTGATGAAGACAgggctggtgctggtggtgctgggcCACGTGAGCTTCATTGCAGCCGCTCTACTCCATGGCACCGTGCTGCGCTACGTGACTGCCCCGCACGATGCTGTGGCCCTGCAGTACTGCGTGGTCAACATCGTCTCTGTCACTTCTGCCATCGTG GTCATCACATCAGGCATTGCAGCCATCGTGTTGTCACGCTACCTCCCCAGCATCCCCCTG CGCTGGACAGTGTTTAGCTCGAGTGTGGCATGTGCCCTTCTGTCTCTGACCTGTGCTCTGGGCCTCTTGGCCTCGATCGCTGTGACGTTTGCCACCCAGGGCCATGCACTACTGGCTGCCTGCACTTTTGGAAGCCCCGAATTGCTAGTACTGGTGCCTGACTGTCCCTTCGACCCCACACGCATTTAT AGCTCCAGCCTGTGCCTCTGGGGCATTTCGCTAGTTCTCTGCGTGGCAGAGAGTGTGTTTGCTGTACGCTGTGCCCAGCTCGCCCACCAGCTGCTGGAACTGAGGCCGTGGTGGGGAAAAAGCAGCCACCGCATG ATGCAGGAGAGCCCAGAGCCTGTGGAGGGCCGTGACCTGCTGAGCTGTACCAGTTCTGAGCCGCTGACTCTCTGA
- the TMEM54 gene encoding transmembrane protein 54 isoform X3, which yields MSPTLSQMVSGLPGGLNVADFRKVLMKTGLVLVVLGHVSFIAAALLHGTVLRYVTAPHDAVALQYCVVNIVSVTSAIVVITSGIAAIVLSRYLPSIPLRWTVFSSSVACALLSLTCALGLLASIAVTFATQGHALLAACTFGSPELLVLVPDCPFDPTRIYMQESPEPVEGRDLLSCTSSEPLTL from the exons ATGAGCCCAACCCTGAGCCAGATGGTGTCTGGGCTGCcag GTGGCCTGAATGTGGCTGACTTCCGGAAGGTGCTGATGAAGACAgggctggtgctggtggtgctgggcCACGTGAGCTTCATTGCAGCCGCTCTACTCCATGGCACCGTGCTGCGCTACGTGACTGCCCCGCACGATGCTGTGGCCCTGCAGTACTGCGTGGTCAACATCGTCTCTGTCACTTCTGCCATCGTG GTCATCACATCAGGCATTGCAGCCATCGTGTTGTCACGCTACCTCCCCAGCATCCCCCTG CGCTGGACAGTGTTTAGCTCGAGTGTGGCATGTGCCCTTCTGTCTCTGACCTGTGCTCTGGGCCTCTTGGCCTCGATCGCTGTGACGTTTGCCACCCAGGGCCATGCACTACTGGCTGCCTGCACTTTTGGAAGCCCCGAATTGCTAGTACTGGTGCCTGACTGTCCCTTCGACCCCACACGCATTTAT ATGCAGGAGAGCCCAGAGCCTGTGGAGGGCCGTGACCTGCTGAGCTGTACCAGTTCTGAGCCGCTGACTCTCTGA
- the TMEM54 gene encoding transmembrane protein 54 isoform X1 encodes MSPTLSQMVSGLPGGLNVADFRKVLMKTGLVLVVLGHVSFIAAALLHGTVLRYVTAPHDAVALQYCVVNIVSVTSAIVVITSGIAAIVLSRYLPSIPLRWTVFSSSVACALLSLTCALGLLASIAVTFATQGHALLAACTFGSPELLVLVPDCPFDPTRIYSSSLCLWGISLVLCVAESVFAVRCAQLAHQLLELRPWWGKSSHRMMQESPEPVEGRDLLSCTSSEPLTL; translated from the exons ATGAGCCCAACCCTGAGCCAGATGGTGTCTGGGCTGCcag GTGGCCTGAATGTGGCTGACTTCCGGAAGGTGCTGATGAAGACAgggctggtgctggtggtgctgggcCACGTGAGCTTCATTGCAGCCGCTCTACTCCATGGCACCGTGCTGCGCTACGTGACTGCCCCGCACGATGCTGTGGCCCTGCAGTACTGCGTGGTCAACATCGTCTCTGTCACTTCTGCCATCGTG GTCATCACATCAGGCATTGCAGCCATCGTGTTGTCACGCTACCTCCCCAGCATCCCCCTG CGCTGGACAGTGTTTAGCTCGAGTGTGGCATGTGCCCTTCTGTCTCTGACCTGTGCTCTGGGCCTCTTGGCCTCGATCGCTGTGACGTTTGCCACCCAGGGCCATGCACTACTGGCTGCCTGCACTTTTGGAAGCCCCGAATTGCTAGTACTGGTGCCTGACTGTCCCTTCGACCCCACACGCATTTAT AGCTCCAGCCTGTGCCTCTGGGGCATTTCGCTAGTTCTCTGCGTGGCAGAGAGTGTGTTTGCTGTACGCTGTGCCCAGCTCGCCCACCAGCTGCTGGAACTGAGGCCGTGGTGGGGAAAAAGCAGCCACCGCATG ATGCAGGAGAGCCCAGAGCCTGTGGAGGGCCGTGACCTGCTGAGCTGTACCAGTTCTGAGCCGCTGACTCTCTGA